AGCAACGTCGACACCGCCAATGGTCGTTTCAGCCTTTTTGAGCCCTTCGGTTCCTGCAGGCTGAAGGGTGAAGGCGTGAACCGTCTCAAGCAAGCTGGTGAGATGTTTTTTCGAGAGGCTGGCTGTTGGCCCTGAAACATTCGCTCGTTGGCATAATGCCGCGGCCAAGGTTTTGGGCATAACAAAGGATAAGACGTTCTTCACATCGCGTTTTGTCTCTCGTGAGAGCAATTCGGCGACATCGTGATTCGGTGCGAAATCAATCGTAACGGCGTCGCCACGTTGCCAGTACATGGAAATATCCAAGCCGACCGGGCCGGAAATACCATGGTGTGTGAAGAGTAACGCGTCGGTGATCGTCTTACCTGCCACGGTGGCGCGTACAGGCAACGCAATTCCGCTCAAACTGCGACATAGTGTTGCATCCTGATCCGACATCGTCAGTGGGACAAGTCCTGGCCTGATCGGTGTGACTTTGAGGCCAAATTGTTTCGCTGTTTCATACGCAAACCCTGACGCCCCCACCTGCGGCCATGCTGCCCCACCCGTCGCCACGACAAGTGATGCACTCGCGAATCGTCCACTATCTGTTTGTATGACGAATTCATTTGTTGTCAGGCGTATTTCTTCAATGTTCACGTTGAGCTGTATGCCAACGCCAGCCTGTTTTGCTTCCGTTTCGAGCATGGAGGCAATGGCATCAGCTCCCTGCATACAAAACAATCGCCCGTGACCTTCATCGACAACGTCAAGCTTATATCGCCCTAATAGTGCCAGCATATCGTCCGGAGTAAATCGTGATAGTGCCGACTTCACGAAATGAGGATTTGAACAGATATAGTCACTGGCGCTGACATGCCGATTCGTCAGATTGCATCGTCCCCCACCGGCAATGCGTACTTTACGCGCTGCTTTGGGGCCATGATCAAGGACGAGAACTCGCCGACCGCGCTGACCACACGCCGCCGCACAAACCAAGCCGGAAGCTCCGGCACCGATAATAATGACATCGTACTGCATATGTTCCTAAGAGGTCTCTTCTTGTCGAATATGACAATTGGTTTGCCTCAATAAGGTTTTTTTTCTTCTATAATTGTGGAGGGATACAGCTGTTTGTCATGAATTTGTTACGCGATGAATGATGACGGTAAATTTGTTTGCATCGCGGTCATCTTCAAAAGCAATATGAGGATATGCCTTAAGAGCTCTGACTATACCGCTTCCAAGACCTCTATAGGGAAGAAGCCTTGTTGCATATGAAGCCAAAATTGGATTTCGAATATTTGAGTTTCCTCGTTTAATGTTCTCTACGTTTAAATTGTTGGGGAGAGTTCCAGGACTTATTATCTCTATTTTATTTGAAAAAATAAATATTCTTACAGGGCTAGAAATAAAATAGTCTCGATGTATAAGAGCATTTGCAATTAACTCTTCAAGAGCAAGTCTCGGGATTTCAAATTCCCCTGGTGCGTTTACATCTCCGACACCTTGGATATGTTTTATATTACCAAGTACAAAACTCATAGACTTGTGAAATACATCAGAAAGTTTACCTGTAATGTCTTGGCTATCAATGTAGGTATCTTCGTGAATATCCTCACCTGGGAATGAGATGGCTTTAACTATAAACGAAGGCAGTTTGAAGCTTGGATTTTTGGCGAAAAGTAACGCTCCGCTCACATTGAGAGAACCTTCTTTCAAGAGGTTCATATTCTCAAGTAGATTTGCGAGTGGGACGTCAGAGTTCTCGATAGTCTCTCCGAAATTCCGCTCATAGAAATTCGAAAAATAATCAACGTCAAAATCCGCAATGGTTAGGCCAGGAACAGGGATTTCATCTCCATGAATCAAACACGCAGATTGGTAGAGTCGTTGAATCTCCTCCCGAGACGTTGCCTTTCGTTTATCAGAGCCACATTTAACCCAAATAACGCCATCTTTGTCCATGTATGGCTTACTGATTCCATCAGGTATAGAAACAACCATCACAAGGCCATCAGGCATTTGTATATTTTGACTTTTGGGGTTTACAGCTGGGCGCACCAGTTGTGAAGAGGCGTTAGAGAGGAGTTGGTTCAGCCTTCCAATATCGTGACGTTCTAATCCCGAATATGTGCCATCGTCGCTCACTCCGATAAGAATGTATCCCCCACCAGAGTTGCTAAACGCTACAATTTCTTGAGCCAAGGACGTTACATTGGTGACGTTGGCCTTAAATTGATTTTTGCTGTCCTCGTTCCGTCCAATTATCTCTAAAAGCTCTGAGGGTTCCATATTTCATATCTCCTTCTGCGCTGCTTGAATGCTTCTTCGCCACCCTCCATGATATCAACAACTTCCTTTTGGAGAGTAGGGTTGTCAATACTTCCGCTAAGGAAAGATACTTTATCGTCAGAATAGCTGCATGCGACAATCTGCTCTGCATCACCTAAAACAGGAAAGTTTGCATTATGTGTGGCAAAAATAAATTGTGTATTGGGTTTGAGCTTTCTCACCAATTTAATGACATCCTCGTATATGGTTTGGCTGTCCAGGTCATCCTCAGGTTGGTCAATTATAAATACATCATTTTCTTGTTGGCTAAGGACAAACAAAATGAGAGCGGATGCTCTTTGGCCTAATGAATGATGCTTGAGTTCTTTACCACGATATTCAATAATAAATTTATTCGGCACCTGCCACACGAGAAGAGCAGTCAAGTTGCCGTAGAAATACTCCGTGAACGTTTGAGATAAAGCCCCAACAGTTTTGACAGCATTCGTAAAATCTTTATATATAGAACCAAAGTCTGAATACGCTTCTGCTAAGTCCACAAAGGTGGTTTCTCGAATACGGCTTCCACGGAATACGGCTTTCATAAAGGCGACAAAAGCAATCTTGTCATCCTTAAAACCAGCTTTAATTTCTAGAGAATCATGTGCGTTGTTTACTTTATCGAGTTCAGATTGAATTATTTTGTACTCATTTCTCCAAAGGTCATTCAATTCGGCTAGGTCATTTTCTAATGTCCGCTGTACCTCTGTTCTCGTCTTGTCTTCCTTGTCCAAAGCGTTCAGCATTTGTTCAGCTTGTTCGACTGTCTTTCTCAGTTGTCTGAACTCGTCAGGCTGAATTGCTTGAACTCCAGCCTTCTGCAGTTGTTCAGATAGCTTTCTTTCAATTTTCGCAAATTCTTCCTTCTGTCCTTCTTTCAACAGTTGAAATTCACCACATTTCTTTTCCAAAAGCTGGGATGCTTCTTTTGACGTGCTATATAAGTTTTGTACTTTATTGAAGGAGGCCTGTATTTTGTCATATATGATGAATAATTCATCAAAGAAATGAGTGTTTTGCTTCGATGTATATACTTTTTGATTTGCAAAATCATCCTGATATTGATCGATAAATCCTTTTAATGATTTTAGGAATTCATCCACGAATTTAATTATACTTGAGCATTTTCTGTCATCGGTGTCAAAATCAACCTGTTTTTGTAATTTTTCTTCAACACCATATTCCTTGTAAAATTTTAATTTAAACTCAGCGTCCAGCTTCTTTTGTGTCCAATCCCGCTTCTTCTCTTCTGTGTTCGCTAGCCTAGATATCTTATGTATAGACTCAATGACTTTCTGCTTTTGTGTCTCTATTTGGGTACGGATTCCGATCAGCTTTTCTCCGACCAGTTTTTCCACAAGATCTTTTTCAAAACCCTCCCCTGTAGAGGAAAGATCTTTTTGTCCAAAATATATAGGCTTATTTAAAACCGTTTCTCGAATTGAAATGCCAGGTTGCAACTTCCCGTCAATATAAACATCAGGAATTTCTTTGTTTATCCTTCTTATTTCGTAAGATTGACCGCGAGAGTCGACAGCATTTACAGAGATTCTGCCACCACTGCCTAATGCGTGGTCTACTAGTTGCTTCTTGTAGTCTATATCGAGAGCCTTTTCACCAAAGGGAATATCCAAGGCATACCGAATTGTCTCGATAATAGAAGATTTGCCACTGCCGCGAATTCCAATAAGAGCATTCAATTCGGATGAAAAGTAAATACTCTTCCCGTCAAGTACCCCACCATCAAATGAAATGCTTTGAATGTGTGAGTGCTTTGACTCTACAGGCTCATTCGCTACTCTGTTTTCATTATCTATCAAGGCGAATTTAATTGCCTCGAATGTAAAATCACCAATTTTTAAATAGCAAGATCGACCTTGTCCAATTTGGTTAATTGACTTGCAATCGGAGCCTTCAACTTCAGCTGGGTATGCGTCACGAAGCCACTGCTGAACCTTGACGCGGCATTTCGTATCATTTTTGTCGTGGGTTCTTACTTTTTGAAAGCCTAGAACTCTTTTACGAAAGCCTTCTTCTTTACCCAATTCCTCCAAACGTCCACCATCAAGTTCGTTCCAGAGGCCACTTTTATTTTCAACATGGGCACATATTAAAAAAAAGTCTCTATCATATGCTTCAAGTTTTTTAATCGTGTCGACAATACTAAGGGTACAACGACCATTCTCATTTTCATATTGATTCGGAGCTTTGCCTGCGAATGCAACATTAAGAAATTGATTTATGTAATCCTGTCCCCGGTCAAGCCATTCATCGCTAAAAACAATAACAATATGAATACCATTGCTTCCATCATTGACCGAGAGTTCAACACCAGGAAGAAGGTATATCTCTTTCTTTGATGCCGTTTTCCGTAGAGATTTAAATTCATCAATAGCGAATTTGTTGTGGTTTGAAATAATGCCAACGTTAATCCCAGAGTTCTCGAGGCCATCAATATAGTTGGAGTTGTAGTAGTCATGGGCGTCAGCATAGCTGAATTCTTTATCAGCATTTGTATGCAGATGAAAATCTGCTCTTAACCATCGGCTACCGTTTTGAAAAATATTTACGCGTGAACTCGCCATTACTCACCTCCAGACGTGGATACGGCTTGGTCGTATCACATGGCCAGCTTGGGGTTCTCTTCGAAAACATTATTGTAACATTTGTCAGCAAAGTCGATCCTCGTTGAGGAGTCGTTATCATTCCATGAATTCTGGGAGCCCACTACTCTTCAGCGACCAGGCTTCATATCTGGTCATGATTCTGTACATACGTCCCATAAGACAGAAAGAGCCTTCCCCGGATTATACATGTGATACGACTTTTCCAAGAAAGTCTTTGAGACGTGGGTTGGTGGGGTTGGAGAAGAATTCCTTCGGGGTGTTTTCTTCTTGAATAATCCCCTGATCGATAAAAACGACACGGTCGGCTACTTCTTTGGCGAATCCCATTTCGTGTGTGACGACGACCATCGTCATTCCCTCTTTGGCGAGTTGCTTCATAACTTCAAGGACTTCACCGACCAGTTCCGGGTCCAGAGCTGATGTTGGTTCGTCAAAAAGGATCACTTTCGGCCGCTGTGCCAG
This genomic stretch from Desulfovibrio inopinatus DSM 10711 harbors:
- a CDS encoding TrlF family AAA-like ATPase — protein: MASSRVNIFQNGSRWLRADFHLHTNADKEFSYADAHDYYNSNYIDGLENSGINVGIISNHNKFAIDEFKSLRKTASKKEIYLLPGVELSVNDGSNGIHIVIVFSDEWLDRGQDYINQFLNVAFAGKAPNQYENENGRCTLSIVDTIKKLEAYDRDFFLICAHVENKSGLWNELDGGRLEELGKEEGFRKRVLGFQKVRTHDKNDTKCRVKVQQWLRDAYPAEVEGSDCKSINQIGQGRSCYLKIGDFTFEAIKFALIDNENRVANEPVESKHSHIQSISFDGGVLDGKSIYFSSELNALIGIRGSGKSSIIETIRYALDIPFGEKALDIDYKKQLVDHALGSGGRISVNAVDSRGQSYEIRRINKEIPDVYIDGKLQPGISIRETVLNKPIYFGQKDLSSTGEGFEKDLVEKLVGEKLIGIRTQIETQKQKVIESIHKISRLANTEEKKRDWTQKKLDAEFKLKFYKEYGVEEKLQKQVDFDTDDRKCSSIIKFVDEFLKSLKGFIDQYQDDFANQKVYTSKQNTHFFDELFIIYDKIQASFNKVQNLYSTSKEASQLLEKKCGEFQLLKEGQKEEFAKIERKLSEQLQKAGVQAIQPDEFRQLRKTVEQAEQMLNALDKEDKTRTEVQRTLENDLAELNDLWRNEYKIIQSELDKVNNAHDSLEIKAGFKDDKIAFVAFMKAVFRGSRIRETTFVDLAEAYSDFGSIYKDFTNAVKTVGALSQTFTEYFYGNLTALLVWQVPNKFIIEYRGKELKHHSLGQRASALILFVLSQQENDVFIIDQPEDDLDSQTIYEDVIKLVRKLKPNTQFIFATHNANFPVLGDAEQIVACSYSDDKVSFLSGSIDNPTLQKEVVDIMEGGEEAFKQRRRRYEIWNPQSF
- a CDS encoding RNA-binding domain-containing protein — translated: MEPSELLEIIGRNEDSKNQFKANVTNVTSLAQEIVAFSNSGGGYILIGVSDDGTYSGLERHDIGRLNQLLSNASSQLVRPAVNPKSQNIQMPDGLVMVVSIPDGISKPYMDKDGVIWVKCGSDKRKATSREEIQRLYQSACLIHGDEIPVPGLTIADFDVDYFSNFYERNFGETIENSDVPLANLLENMNLLKEGSLNVSGALLFAKNPSFKLPSFIVKAISFPGEDIHEDTYIDSQDITGKLSDVFHKSMSFVLGNIKHIQGVGDVNAPGEFEIPRLALEELIANALIHRDYFISSPVRIFIFSNKIEIISPGTLPNNLNVENIKRGNSNIRNPILASYATRLLPYRGLGSGIVRALKAYPHIAFEDDRDANKFTVIIHRVTNS
- a CDS encoding NAD(P)/FAD-dependent oxidoreductase yields the protein MQYDVIIIGAGASGLVCAAACGQRGRRVLVLDHGPKAARKVRIAGGGRCNLTNRHVSASDYICSNPHFVKSALSRFTPDDMLALLGRYKLDVVDEGHGRLFCMQGADAIASMLETEAKQAGVGIQLNVNIEEIRLTTNEFVIQTDSGRFASASLVVATGGAAWPQVGASGFAYETAKQFGLKVTPIRPGLVPLTMSDQDATLCRSLSGIALPVRATVAGKTITDALLFTHHGISGPVGLDISMYWQRGDAVTIDFAPNHDVAELLSRETKRDVKNVLSFVMPKTLAAALCQRANVSGPTASLSKKHLTSLLETVHAFTLQPAGTEGLKKAETTIGGVDVAGISSKTMESNTVAGLYFTGEALDVAGRLGGFNLQWAWSSGYAAGQFA